In Candidatus Berkelbacteria bacterium, the DNA window AAATAGTTTCAGGGCACCCCAGTAGCTTGCGAGCTTGGCGCCAAGCCAGCCCCTGGGGATTGAGGCTAGTATTAGGCAGAGCTCAAAGACAAGCCCGAATGGTAGCAGGAGTAGTAGCGTTAGAAGCCGGTAGTTTTTTAGTAACGTCAGGAGGCGGTTGCGCTCGGCGTAATAGAACTTAATCGGGTTACGACTGAAGGAGTATTTGTGCCAGACCACTGAGCGGCCAGCCCGCCATATCTCATAGCCAAGCAAGCGCGCTCTCCAGGAGAGATCGAGATCTTCGTGATACATAAAGTATTCCAGGGAGAAGCCACCGAGTTTTTTTGCTAGGTCGGCTTTAATAAAAAGCGCCGCGCCACTCGCGTAAGTAATTTGCTGATCCTTCGAGAACTCCGGCGAGTCAGGTTTTAGGTAGTCGCCGACGTAACCAAAGCCCAGGAAGTGAAGCTTATTACCCGCTGAGTTGATGAGCTTGGTGCGTTTGTTACTAGCTACGTCATAGAGCAGTAATTTCGATTGCACCAACCCCACCTCGGCTCGATTCAGTACTTTCAGGCCTTCCTCAAGAAAAGAAGCGTCAACCTCGGTGTCGTGATTCAGTAAGACGATATTTTTCGCTCCGTGCTTGATCGCCCAGCTCATACCGATATTATTGGCTTTGGCAAAACCCCAGTTACTTCGTTCTCTCACGATGACAGCTCGAGGGAAGCGGCGAGCCGCCTCATCTAAGAAACCTGTTTCCCGAGAATTGTTGTCGATCACTAGCGCCGTGAAGTTGGTGGTGTTTTGGCGGTAGAGAGAATCAAGGCAGTCAAGGAGATATTGTGGCTGGTTGTAGCTGACAATAATAACGACGGTCGGGTCTTTTTTGGTGGTAGTTCTCAGTTCAGGGGTGGAGCGGCTCATTGTACCCGTAAATTGTAGAGACCTACTCCTTATCTGTCTAGGTTAAGGGTGGTGTCTTGGCGCCCCCGAGCACCGGAAGCAGCACCTAATCAACTGGTGCTACAATGAATTTCAGACAAACATGAAACGACACCGATGAATTTCTGGCAGTCATTTTTCTCCTTCCATACTGTGAAGCTGTTACTATTCATCACAATTCTGTACCTAGTTATCTACGACTCTTTCAGCCTGACACCGATCATGCCTGATATCTCAGCGCGCGCGGATTTTAAACATTACCGGGTCGTTAAGGAGCGTACCGAGCGAGACGCTAAACGACTCGCCGATTTGCAACGTATCCAACTTGCCCTGGAGCGCTACATCAAAGATCACGGCGAGCCACCGACGCCAAAATCTTACCAAGAGCAAGATTGGCTCAACTATGACACCTCCACTGACGGCGAATTCTTAAGGTTTTTGAAGCCGGATTATTTACTCGAGGTACCGCGCGACCCAATAAACGAAGATACCGGCAAGAAAACCAAGGAAGAGGGGGCGGAAGTTAAGTACGGCTACTTTTACGCATATTTCCAGGGGGATAGTAAATGGGGCGAGAAAGAACGAGATAAGCATTTTTACGTCCTCGGCACCTTTCTGGAGAGCGGGCAGAGCCAAGCTTTCCTTAATCATGAGGTCGGCTATTTTGTTGGCCGAGTCTTAGAGCCATGAATCGCTTCTTGAACGCACTAGCCGTGTTTGGCGCCGTCGGGCTGATCGCCCTTAACACTTGGTATCTGAACAACCCAGTTCTCGGGATTTTTGGCCTCTTCGCTTATTGTTTTATTCTCAGCCGGCATTTTGGCGCCCGACTGGGCTTGGGGAGCAACCTCGGGCAGAACTTAGTCGGTCTACTTTTCTTGCTTGCCTCTCTCGCCCTGTTCGGTGCGGTACTGATCGCGGGTGCGGCGCTAACTAAGTCACTAACGATCGCCGCACTAGCGGCGCTCGGTCTTTTCAGCCTGGCCCCACCAATAAAGACAGTCGCCGTGGCTACTGAAGCGACGCCTACCGAGGACGACGACCAGCTCCTGCCACCACTGTTCAGTCGGATTTCTTTTGCAGTTTTTGTTGGTTCGGTCTTAGGAATGGTAATTATCCTGCTCTTTTTGCGTAACGGCGATTACTACTATCGCTATTGGGATATCCTGCCGATTAAGTATTGGGTAACGGCCGCCGTGGCGTTGGTGAGTTTTGCCTGTGTTTTAGTCGGTAAGTTGCCCCCGAAATTGAAACTACTTAGCATCGTCGCGTTTGGCTTAGTAATCCACGGGACGATCCTGATGCTTGCCCGAACTGAGTACGACGGCGACGGTTACCGACACCTATCGATCGAACGATACCTAACAACAGAGCTGCCACTGTACCAGCTGACCGCTCTAACTCTAACCGACATCATTTACCTAGGTTCCTGGGCACTAAACGTTATGGTTTCTTGGCTTACCCAAGTCCCAATAGACATTGTTCACAACTACCTGCCCTGGCTCTCTGTGTCGGTCTTCCCTCCGGTGTTGCTGTACCTTGCCGGCCAGGAAGTCTGGAAACGTCGACTGCCGGCGCTATTGATGGCAGTCGCGCCGCTGTTCTTCTACGAAGTAACTGTCCATGGGATGATCTCGAACCCAAAGTCGCTCGGCTACATACTCCTAATCTTCAACATCCTCCTGGCCCTAAGAACGATTAACTCACCTAGGCTTATTTGGCTGCCCGGCGCGATCGTCGCTTTTAGTAGCCTGATGACTTACCCCCTAACCGGGCTATTCAGCCTGATGGTATTCCTACTGAGTCTGTTTTCCCGATGGCGTTTCAGTCTCGGGCGAAATCTGTTTTTTATCATTATCTGCCTGGCAGGAGCCGCGGCCTTTCCTTATTTAGACTGGCAAACTGGTTCTAATTTTCCGTTCACAGATTGGGTAGATATGAGCGTCCAGCTTCTAGCCAAGTGGGCCTCGGTGATTCTACTGACAGGCCGGCAGATCTCGTTCCCGCTGTTGCTCTACTTCTTAGTCGGGCTTGGCCTGTTTCGGCTTTACGCCCAACCAAGTACGCGGCGTTATGTGCCTTTACTTCTCCTGCCGCTTATCGCGACACATTTGGCTTACGCCTGGCGTCTAAGCTTGCCGATTCAGCCAGCTTTTACAGCCCGAATTTACATCTCGCTCGCGGTATTCTTGATGCCGTTTATCGCCGGCGGCATTGCTTCCTTAAGCGATAGCGCCGGCGTGCTTCTCGGTAAAGCGCGAGGCAGCCTGATAGTTCTTGCGCTAGTGCCTTTATTCGTCGCCGCTACTCATGCCATCAGCCCAACCACCTGGAGTATTTCGACCCGAGAGATTGAGGCGATTAAAGCCATTGACGAAGAAAATCCTGATCGAAGCTACGTGGTTCTAACCGAAGAGATTACTTCCGCCGCGGCCAACGCCGTGCTTGGCTACACCGTAGCGCCGTACTACCGCTACCCGACCGGCGACCTCTTCCAGTTCTCAAGCGAAATCAGTTTACGACCGAGCATAGATACCTTGGAGCGAGCACGACGTCATTTCAACGTGAGAAAAGTTTACGTCATCACCAATCCGCTGCCGCCGTTTAACGATCAAGTAGCGCGTAAACGCTTCGAACAAATTCTGCCGGTTCACCTAAACTACGACAACCGGGTCTTTGTTTTCCGTTACCCAGGGCCAGTAGTAGAGCCGCGTGAGTCAGACAAAGAAACGCCGTAGCCAAATTTCCGCGTTATACCAGCGCCATATCGTCCGACTATGGTCTTTCTTGCCTGCTTGGTGCTCATCGAGCAGCGCTCGTAAGGCGGTTGGCTCGGCGTACTCCCAGATCATGAGCTGTTTTTGCTTGAAGAACTGTCTCATAGATCTAGCGAGTTCCTCGCGGAACCAGACCGATTCAGGTGTGACAAAACCCATTTTGTCTTGACGGGTACGTATCGCCTCCGGCACAGCCCCTTTAATCGCTTTTCTAAGGATTGCCTTAGTCGTACCGCGCTCAATCTTGTAATGGTCGGGCAAGCTGAAGGCGTACTCCACCAGGCGGTAATCCAGAAACGGTACCCGCGACTCGATAGAAAAAGCCATTGAGTTACGATCCTCGTAGTGCAGCAAGGCCGGTAAGCTTAGTTCACGAAAGAGATGGGCTAGATAATTGGTGAAAGCGTTCTCGTAACGACGCGGCACCTCTAGGCCGTGGAACTGATCCTTGAAAAATTCCCGCCGGAAGACTGGGGAGTTGTTGACTGAGGGGAGTGACGCGACTGAGCGTACGACCGGACGTGGCAACAAGAGAACGGCAAATGAGCGCAGGGCGTCAACAAGCGAGGACGGATGAAGGTGCTTGAAAGCGGCCAATTCACGGCCTAGCTCTAGCCAGTGCAGCTCCCTGAATAACTGGAAGAAGTACGAGCCAAAATAGCCGTGGTAGCCAGCTAGGAGCTCGTCGGCGCCCTGTCCGTCGAGCATCACTTTCATCTTGGCTTTTTTAGCCAGCTCAAACACTTTCCACTGGGCGAAAATGCTAGTTGAGCCAAACGGCTCGTCTTGATGCCAGGTCACCTTTTCTGCAAGGTCCAGCACCTCTTGTGGCTGTAAAAAAGTCTGATGAGCTTCAACGCCAGTTGCGGCAACTACCTGATCGATAAATTGACGCTCATCAAACCTCTTAACGTCGAAGCAAGAGGAGAAGACCTGTTGGGCCTGCCCGATGCTTTTGCCATCTTCTTGACGTAAAAACTTATTAGCCAGCCCGACAATAGCCGACGAGTCGAGTCCGCCTGACAAGCATGAGCCAACGGGGACATCGCTACGCAGCCTAAGACGTACAGAGTCGGTCAGTAATGCTTCAAACTGCTCCACAGGATCAGTGCTGGGTACGGCCGCGGGGCGCGGCAACTCCCAATACGACTTGATTTTATATTTACCGCCTTCGGCGACGAGATACTCGCCGCCTTTGAGCTGGTTAATCCCTTCGAACATCGTCTCAGTGGTGTGGTCCAAAAAACCGTAGAACAGGTAGTCGAATAAACGCGCCTTGTTCGGCCGAGACCCTTTGCCAAGAACCGGCAGGATCGCCTTGATCTCCGAGGCAAAGAGCAGCCGGCCGTTATCACTCGCCCAATACAATGGCTTGACTCCCATGCGGTCGCGGGAGAGAACTAGCCGCCTCTTCTTCTTGTCCCAAATCGAGAGCGCCCACATTCCGTTAAAGTGTTTGAAGCACTCCAAGCCATATTCTTGATAGGCCTTCAAGATCACTTCCGTGTCGGACTCTGAGGCAAACGTATGCCCCTTACTCTTTAGCTCGCTCATTAGCTCGCGGTAGTTATAGATCTCGCCGTTGAAACTGACGACCACTGATCCGTCGGTAGTTTTCATTGGTTGGTGACCGGCGCTCGTCAGGTCGATAATCGACAACCGGCGGTGGGCGAAGGCAACCTCTTCGTCGAGGTAAGTGCCGTGATCATCCGGACCACGGTGAACGATCGTCTCGATCATCTCGCCGATCTCGGCGGCAAGAACCTTTTTCCCTCTTAGATCCAGTACACCAGCAATGCCACACATTTAGAGCTCCCTTAGCAAAAGCCTAGCAACTGCTTGATGATCGTGGTAGCGCCGGGCGAAGGCGGCCGATCTGACGCCGAGCTTGGCTAGTTGGCTAGGGTCACTCGCCACCTGCTCGATCTGCTCTGCTAGTGTTTCGGCTGTGACGTTGATGATCGGGCAGTCTTTGAGGCCGCTCTTCTTGATTAAAATCGGCTCTAAAAAGCACATCACTGGCTTGCCAAGTGAAAGAGCTTCAACGGCCAGACTGCCGTACCAACCGATTTTTACTTGGTCGATAATAAGGTCTGCGCGGGAGATCTCGTGCAGGACTGTTTCGTGTGGCTTGCCTTCGATAAGTTTGAGTTTGATTAGATGGCCCTGACGTTGTAGCTGGCTAACCGCCGCGATGATGAAACTCGTGCCCTTAACTGAACGCTCCGTTGGGGCGTGAAGGAGGGTCAGCACTTTGCCGGGCTTCTTAGTTACGGTTGCTTTGGGCAAGATATGAGCG includes these proteins:
- the asnB gene encoding asparagine synthase (glutamine-hydrolyzing), which translates into the protein MCGIAGVLDLRGKKVLAAEIGEMIETIVHRGPDDHGTYLDEEVAFAHRRLSIIDLTSAGHQPMKTTDGSVVVSFNGEIYNYRELMSELKSKGHTFASESDTEVILKAYQEYGLECFKHFNGMWALSIWDKKKRRLVLSRDRMGVKPLYWASDNGRLLFASEIKAILPVLGKGSRPNKARLFDYLFYGFLDHTTETMFEGINQLKGGEYLVAEGGKYKIKSYWELPRPAAVPSTDPVEQFEALLTDSVRLRLRSDVPVGSCLSGGLDSSAIVGLANKFLRQEDGKSIGQAQQVFSSCFDVKRFDERQFIDQVVAATGVEAHQTFLQPQEVLDLAEKVTWHQDEPFGSTSIFAQWKVFELAKKAKMKVMLDGQGADELLAGYHGYFGSYFFQLFRELHWLELGRELAAFKHLHPSSLVDALRSFAVLLLPRPVVRSVASLPSVNNSPVFRREFFKDQFHGLEVPRRYENAFTNYLAHLFRELSLPALLHYEDRNSMAFSIESRVPFLDYRLVEYAFSLPDHYKIERGTTKAILRKAIKGAVPEAIRTRQDKMGFVTPESVWFREELARSMRQFFKQKQLMIWEYAEPTALRALLDEHQAGKKDHSRTIWRWYNAEIWLRRFFV
- a CDS encoding glycosyltransferase family 2 protein, translating into MSRSTPELRTTTKKDPTVVIIVSYNQPQYLLDCLDSLYRQNTTNFTALVIDNNSRETGFLDEAARRFPRAVIVRERSNWGFAKANNIGMSWAIKHGAKNIVLLNHDTEVDASFLEEGLKVLNRAEVGLVQSKLLLYDVASNKRTKLINSAGNKLHFLGFGYVGDYLKPDSPEFSKDQQITYASGAALFIKADLAKKLGGFSLEYFMYHEDLDLSWRARLLGYEIWRAGRSVVWHKYSFSRNPIKFYYAERNRLLTLLKNYRLLTLLLLLPFGLVFELCLILASIPRGWLGAKLASYWGALKLFDTTWKERRVIQRQRRVSDKDIIQLMTYRLVFPGQAESIPLKAINVLGRLYRALVLGLLS